A window of Pedobacter lusitanus contains these coding sequences:
- a CDS encoding ABC transporter ATP-binding protein gives MAAQTSLLYTSGLTIGYQAGKNKVKAVAGPLNLELHAGQLVCLLGPNGCGKSTLLRTISGLQHPLNGGITLDGKELKKLKPAQIARKISLVLTDNIRSGNLDVYSLISLGRYPYSGWLGILTEKDKTAIDQAIKATGTEAFLGRKIDSLSDGECQKVMLARAMAQDTPLIILDEPTAHLDLPSRIQLMRLLHQLAKETNKAILLSTHELDLALQVADQIWLMSNGGQLAAGLPEELVLNGSFQHAFDKDGIAFDAATGTFNIHYEGKRSINVIGEGAAAFWTKKALVRNGFSTTQAEGNVLTVFVTGKESDLLWKLEENNKSSTYTSLREFLNAL, from the coding sequence ATGGCCGCGCAAACATCATTACTTTATACCTCCGGGTTAACGATAGGTTATCAGGCAGGAAAAAACAAGGTTAAAGCTGTTGCAGGACCTTTAAACCTGGAACTCCATGCCGGGCAGCTTGTTTGTTTATTAGGCCCGAATGGTTGCGGGAAATCTACTTTACTCAGAACTATATCTGGTTTGCAGCATCCGCTGAATGGCGGGATTACACTGGATGGAAAAGAGCTTAAAAAACTGAAACCTGCTCAGATAGCCCGGAAAATAAGTTTAGTGCTGACTGATAATATAAGATCCGGAAACCTGGATGTGTATTCCCTGATTTCTTTGGGACGTTACCCTTATTCAGGATGGCTGGGTATACTGACTGAAAAAGATAAAACAGCGATTGACCAGGCAATTAAAGCGACTGGTACAGAAGCTTTTCTGGGTAGAAAGATAGATAGCCTGAGCGACGGCGAATGTCAGAAAGTGATGCTGGCCAGGGCAATGGCACAGGATACGCCGCTGATTATACTGGATGAACCCACTGCACATCTTGACCTGCCCAGCCGTATTCAACTGATGCGTTTATTACATCAGCTGGCTAAAGAAACCAATAAAGCGATTTTACTTTCCACGCATGAACTTGATCTGGCACTCCAGGTAGCCGATCAGATCTGGTTAATGAGTAATGGCGGACAGCTGGCTGCTGGTTTGCCGGAAGAACTGGTTTTAAATGGCTCATTTCAGCATGCTTTTGATAAAGACGGAATTGCGTTTGATGCCGCTACCGGGACCTTTAACATTCATTATGAAGGTAAAAGAAGCATTAATGTAATTGGAGAGGGCGCCGCAGCTTTCTGGACAAAAAAGGCACTGGTTAGAAATGGCTTTAGTACAACTCAGGCTGAAGGAAATGTACTTACCGTTTTTGTGACCGGT
- a CDS encoding AAA family ATPase — protein MADISRKYIISGGPGAGKSTLTDGLRQQGYFCAEEVSRKMIIQEKAKGSFCLPWMDVSCFSVKVLDEMIISWNSAPANEITFFDRGIPDIIAYLSVAGIAVPEKYYTSLINYPYHKQVFILPPWQDIYVQDSERWQTFEESVVIYEAIIDTYTDCGFELIEVPKNTSQSRVAFILDFI, from the coding sequence ATGGCTGATATATCCCGGAAATACATCATTAGCGGAGGTCCCGGAGCAGGAAAATCAACATTGACTGACGGGTTAAGACAGCAAGGGTATTTTTGCGCCGAAGAGGTATCCAGAAAGATGATTATCCAGGAAAAAGCAAAAGGATCTTTTTGTCTGCCCTGGATGGATGTTTCCTGTTTCTCTGTCAAAGTACTGGATGAAATGATCATTTCCTGGAACAGTGCACCAGCAAATGAAATCACTTTTTTTGATAGAGGTATTCCTGATATCATTGCCTATCTGAGTGTTGCCGGAATAGCAGTTCCGGAAAAATACTATACCAGCTTAATAAATTATCCTTATCATAAACAGGTTTTTATCCTTCCGCCCTGGCAGGATATATACGTTCAGGACAGCGAACGCTGGCAGACTTTTGAAGAGTCAGTTGTGATTTATGAAGCCATCATAGATACCTATACCGACTGTGGATTTGAGCTGATTGAGGTGCCTAAAAACACCAGTCAGAGCCGCGTTGCATTTATCCTTGATTTTATCTAG
- a CDS encoding iron ABC transporter permease, translating to MNKIKVSVLLAILLVAFLLDVALGSVDIPLKEVIKALFTSGSGNDTWIYIIEQIRLPKALTAIIVGCGLSVSGLQMQTLFRNPLAGPSVLGITAGASLGVALVMLSAGSITSLYTIKELGISGSWLIITASSLGAALIMILIVSISSSLKDNVIVLIVGVMIGNITLSLISIWQYFSSPELIKDYLLWTFGSLGGVTGGQLTILAVVVAAGLLISFLSSKLLDALLLGDNYARSMGLTVKRARILIIGSTSILAGGITAFCGPIGFIGIAVPHLARALFNTSNHRVLIPACCLIGTVLMLICDIVAQLPGSQTVLPINVITALVGSPVVIWIIAGPTKLRGF from the coding sequence TTGAATAAAATAAAAGTTTCAGTATTGCTGGCCATATTACTGGTGGCTTTTCTTCTTGATGTGGCTCTGGGCTCTGTAGATATTCCCCTGAAGGAAGTTATCAAAGCTTTATTTACTTCTGGTTCAGGAAATGATACCTGGATTTATATTATTGAACAGATCAGGCTGCCCAAAGCACTGACAGCTATTATTGTCGGCTGCGGTTTATCGGTAAGCGGTTTACAGATGCAGACACTGTTCAGGAACCCCCTTGCAGGACCCTCAGTTTTAGGGATTACTGCCGGAGCAAGTTTGGGGGTGGCCTTAGTTATGCTTTCGGCCGGGAGTATTACGAGTTTGTATACCATTAAAGAACTGGGGATCTCAGGCAGCTGGTTAATCATAACAGCATCTTCTTTAGGAGCAGCTTTGATTATGATCCTGATAGTTTCTATTTCTTCCTCTTTAAAAGATAATGTTATTGTACTGATTGTAGGCGTAATGATTGGGAATATCACACTTTCCTTAATTAGTATCTGGCAGTATTTCAGTTCGCCGGAGCTGATTAAAGATTATCTGCTCTGGACTTTTGGTTCGCTGGGCGGAGTGACAGGCGGACAGCTGACGATACTTGCTGTTGTGGTTGCGGCCGGACTGTTAATTTCATTCCTGTCTTCAAAATTACTTGATGCTTTATTGTTAGGCGATAATTATGCACGTAGTATGGGGCTGACGGTAAAACGTGCCCGTATACTGATTATTGGCAGTACCAGCATTTTAGCCGGAGGCATAACCGCATTTTGCGGACCTATTGGTTTTATCGGTATTGCAGTACCACATTTAGCCAGGGCTTTATTTAATACATCGAATCATCGTGTGCTGATTCCGGCATGCTGCCTGATTGGAACTGTGCTGATGCTGATCTGCGATATTGTAGCACAATTGCCAGGTAGTCAGACCGTTTTGCCTATTAACGTGATTACTGCACTGGTGGGGTCACCGGTAGTCATCTGGATTATAGCAGGGCCCACTAAACTAAGAGGATTCTAA
- a CDS encoding ABC transporter substrate-binding protein, translated as MMKKINYPSFSRIFPCLIVSLLLITSCKQNHSGQKHTSAKTGSAEIKYAKGFNIDYYDHYKLVSIYSGMGAKPDTVQYVLLAKGVKAPEGYKKAQLIEIPVKSLVAMSSMHIALADFVGAADAITGLGSLKYVSSETVRKNIAAGKVKEVGIDGTMNDEVLISMKPGLVMVMGSPDAKFSKYETLSGAGVPVMLNSEWLETTPLGRAEWVKLMAALMDREKFVNTKFDALEKEYKRLAAIGAKAVNKPSLICGMPYKGTWYVPDGDSYMVQFLKDAGTTYNWANIHGKGSLPLSFEAVAPVALKADFWLNVGTVDSKNDIKAIDSRYAEFKPFKDNHIFNFNKKVNDIGSNDYWESGAVNPQLVLGDLIRIFHPELLPDHQLVYYKQLN; from the coding sequence ATGATGAAAAAAATAAATTATCCTTCATTCAGCAGAATATTCCCCTGTCTGATAGTTTCCCTGTTGCTGATTACTTCATGCAAACAGAACCATTCTGGTCAAAAACATACCTCAGCAAAAACCGGCAGTGCAGAAATTAAATATGCCAAAGGCTTTAATATCGATTATTATGATCATTATAAGCTGGTCAGTATTTATTCGGGTATGGGGGCAAAGCCAGATACGGTACAGTATGTTTTATTAGCTAAAGGCGTAAAAGCTCCCGAAGGTTATAAAAAAGCACAGCTGATTGAAATTCCCGTTAAAAGTCTGGTGGCTATGTCATCTATGCATATTGCTCTGGCAGATTTTGTGGGAGCTGCCGATGCAATCACAGGTCTTGGAAGTCTGAAATATGTGAGCTCAGAGACCGTGAGGAAAAACATTGCAGCAGGTAAAGTAAAAGAAGTAGGAATAGACGGGACAATGAATGATGAAGTCCTGATCAGTATGAAACCGGGTTTGGTTATGGTCATGGGGAGTCCCGATGCCAAATTCAGTAAATATGAAACCTTATCTGGTGCCGGTGTGCCGGTCATGCTGAATTCAGAATGGCTGGAAACTACGCCGCTTGGCCGCGCAGAATGGGTTAAACTTATGGCAGCGCTCATGGACAGGGAAAAATTTGTCAATACTAAATTTGACGCCCTGGAGAAAGAATATAAACGTCTGGCTGCAATTGGTGCAAAGGCAGTCAATAAACCGTCTCTGATCTGCGGAATGCCTTACAAAGGGACGTGGTACGTGCCAGATGGAGATAGTTATATGGTTCAGTTTCTGAAAGATGCCGGTACAACCTATAACTGGGCAAACATACATGGAAAAGGCAGTTTACCACTTAGTTTTGAAGCTGTGGCTCCGGTAGCACTAAAAGCTGATTTCTGGCTGAATGTCGGAACCGTGGACAGTAAAAATGATATTAAGGCAATCGATAGCCGATATGCAGAATTTAAGCCCTTTAAAGATAATCATATCTTCAACTTCAATAAAAAAGTAAACGATATCGGTTCCAATGATTACTGGGAATCCGGGGCGGTAAACCCTCAGCTGGTTCTGGGTGATTTAATCAGGATTTTTCATCCTGAATTACTGCCGGATCATCAGCTCGTTTATTACAAGCAATTGAATTAA